In Herbinix luporum, a single window of DNA contains:
- a CDS encoding ABC transporter permease produces the protein MMALTAIVKRNLLVYLKDKENVFYTFLSMIIIIILMLLFMGDMNIEIVKGVLSDMDVFMEENPLPEEYLLPGTRNPSLDEANVRNLVLSLVIAGITIVNGISASMGMLSMMSWDEESGRLASYYVSPISRFVLVSGYIISAACLSFIFSTVTLAVSEIILLLTGGVMLSFTQILKVLGLILLNGFSTTSFLFFITGFAKTRSAFNGIANFVHILSGFVTGMYIPIGMMPEIVRNFLVFIPMTELSAWFRKVFTKEALHNTFAGLPKEAVAEYGEITGISLKIGDTSISAWMQFALILGSGIIFILLSSLMMRKKNVRDR, from the coding sequence ATGATGGCACTGACTGCAATAGTTAAAAGAAATCTTTTAGTTTATCTAAAAGACAAGGAAAACGTTTTTTATACATTTCTATCCATGATTATAATAATAATATTAATGCTTCTTTTTATGGGGGATATGAATATAGAAATTGTTAAAGGTGTTCTTTCGGATATGGATGTTTTCATGGAAGAAAATCCCCTACCTGAGGAATATCTGTTACCCGGTACAAGAAATCCTTCCCTTGACGAAGCAAATGTAAGAAACTTGGTTTTATCATTAGTAATAGCAGGTATTACCATAGTAAATGGAATATCCGCCTCAATGGGAATGCTTAGTATGATGAGCTGGGATGAGGAGAGCGGAAGATTGGCCAGTTACTACGTGTCACCGATTTCAAGGTTTGTTTTAGTATCGGGATATATTATTTCAGCTGCTTGTTTAAGTTTTATATTCAGTACTGTTACCTTGGCGGTTTCTGAGATTATATTATTACTTACAGGAGGAGTTATGCTGTCATTTACCCAGATACTAAAGGTTTTGGGATTAATTTTACTTAATGGCTTTTCCACCACATCATTTTTGTTCTTTATTACCGGTTTTGCTAAAACAAGGAGTGCCTTTAATGGGATAGCTAACTTTGTTCACATTCTGTCGGGATTTGTCACAGGCATGTACATACCTATAGGCATGATGCCTGAAATTGTTAGAAATTTTCTTGTATTTATACCTATGACTGAGCTAAGTGCATGGTTTAGGAAGGTATTTACCAAAGAAGCTCTACATAACACCTTTGCCGGACTTCCTAAGGAGGCAGTAGCTGAGTATGGTGAGATAACAGGCATCAGTTTGAAAATAGGTGATACAAGTATAAGTGCCTGGATGCAATTTGCCTTGATACTGGGCAGTGGAATTATATTTATTCTTCTGTCTTCTTTAATGATGAGAAAGAAAAATGTTAGGGACAGATAG
- the pyrE gene encoding orotate phosphoribosyltransferase encodes MEQYKKEFIEFMVDCGVLKFGDFVTKSGRKTPFFINTGFYRTGSQLRKLGEYYARAINEKFGLDFDLLFGPAYKGIPLSVATSMAVSEHYNKDVRYCSNRKEIKDHGDKGILLGSPINDGDRIIIIEDVTTAGTSIKETMPILKSQGDVNVLGLVVSVDRMERGQGTKSALKEIEETYKISTTAIVTMAEVVEHLYNKPYKDKIIIDDKLKEAIDKYYQQYGPKNL; translated from the coding sequence ATGGAGCAATATAAAAAAGAATTTATTGAATTTATGGTTGACTGCGGAGTTTTAAAATTCGGAGATTTTGTAACTAAGAGCGGAAGAAAGACCCCATTTTTTATAAATACCGGATTTTATCGGACCGGCAGCCAGCTTCGTAAGCTGGGTGAGTATTATGCCAGGGCAATAAATGAGAAATTTGGTTTAGACTTTGATCTTTTATTCGGTCCTGCATATAAGGGGATACCTTTAAGCGTTGCTACATCTATGGCTGTTAGTGAGCATTATAATAAGGATGTAAGATACTGTTCCAATAGAAAAGAGATAAAGGATCATGGGGATAAAGGTATTTTACTGGGTTCTCCAATTAATGACGGTGACAGAATTATTATTATAGAGGATGTAACAACAGCCGGTACATCCATCAAGGAAACTATGCCCATATTAAAGTCACAGGGTGATGTAAATGTACTGGGGCTGGTTGTATCTGTAGACAGAATGGAAAGAGGCCAGGGTACAAAAAGTGCCTTAAAGGAGATTGAAGAAACTTACAAAATATCCACTACAGCCATTGTAACTATGGCTGAGGTGGTGGAGCATCTGTATAATAAGCCTTATAAAGATAAAATTATTATAGATGACAAGTTAAAGGAGGCAATTGATAAGTATTATCAGCAGTATGGCCCTAAGAATTTATAA
- a CDS encoding secondary thiamine-phosphate synthase enzyme YjbQ, protein MNRKWIYSQRKDRFIVGKVYTFSIRTPQSTAMVDISSKVQEAVSKSQVKNGLCLVFIPHTTAAVTINENADPDVVRDFLMEINKVIPFNDGYLHMEGNSAAHIKASLMGFSETIIIEDSRLLLGTWQGIYLTEFDGPRVRKVHVKIIEG, encoded by the coding sequence ATGAATAGAAAATGGATCTATAGTCAAAGAAAGGATAGATTTATCGTGGGAAAAGTATATACCTTTAGTATAAGAACACCGCAAAGTACAGCTATGGTTGATATAAGCTCAAAAGTTCAGGAGGCGGTAAGTAAGAGCCAGGTTAAGAATGGTCTTTGCCTTGTATTTATCCCCCATACAACAGCGGCAGTTACAATTAACGAAAATGCAGATCCGGATGTTGTTAGGGATTTCTTAATGGAGATTAATAAGGTAATACCCTTTAATGACGGCTATCTTCACATGGAGGGAAATTCTGCTGCCCATATTAAGGCCAGCTTAATGGGTTTTTCTGAAACCATTATTATAGAGGATTCTAGGCTGCTACTTGGAACATGGCAGGGTATATATTTGACAGAATTTGACGGTCCTAGGGTACGTAAGGTTCATGTAAAGATTATTGAGGGATAA
- the pheT gene encoding phenylalanine--tRNA ligase subunit beta yields MLISMNWISEFTDLSGVDIKELINRFTLSTAEVEDIYEMGKDIKDVVVGKIIEVKDHPNSKKLHIVKVDIGTEVVECVCGAPNVFEGAVVPFAKLGGRVGDLEIKEVSIAGVVSRGMCCSEKELGISDDNSGLMILDDNYALGCDIKEFMQLDDIVFEVDNKSLTNRPDLWGHYGIAREIAALNKRPLKPLELVDSSVYKSLAPIDLKVEDTERVYRFSCISMDNITKKKSPINMRIRLTYCGMRPINLLADLTNYLMMEIGQPMHAYDNNKVKEIRVKTFNEPIKFLPLDGVSRKIDTDTLMICNSKEPIGIAGIMGGELSSISDDTSSVLLESANFDGTSVRKSATRLGLRTDASSRYEKTLDPEMTTVAIERFMKLLMDIDPGVKVTSSLTDSYVKRYDKITIDFDKAYVDKYTGIDISADMMEETLTALGFDVKRQGDNFSVGVPSWRATKDVTIKADIVEEITRIYGYDNFEVYSTKSLLTPVRQSVERDNEYRIKVLLADKYDMNEVHSYIWYESKLNKELGIHTEPNIRIINSVTAENDTIRSTIIPSLLGFVYKNVDTTPEMGMFEIGRVADGLKSDGLCNEKKRLGIVIASKILSEKEVFFKLKEAISQVILDIKNIAPKFVENNEINKYNYVHPVNSAGICLQDQEIGYFSVLNPRIRNNIDKKLNVAFAEIDIDDMEKVAALPLQYKEISKYPGVTVDLSLLVDKNMQYETLAGYINEYSCDYLNKYYFVDLFEDEKLLPGKKSVTVRFEFISMERTLEGHEIQDMVDGLLELLNSKDIKLR; encoded by the coding sequence ATGTTAATTTCAATGAATTGGATATCAGAATTTACAGATCTAAGCGGTGTGGATATAAAGGAATTAATCAATCGTTTTACTTTATCTACCGCTGAAGTTGAAGATATATATGAGATGGGTAAGGACATTAAAGATGTGGTAGTGGGAAAGATTATCGAAGTTAAGGATCATCCCAATTCTAAGAAACTTCATATAGTTAAGGTGGATATAGGTACAGAAGTAGTAGAATGTGTATGTGGTGCCCCCAATGTATTTGAAGGAGCTGTGGTACCCTTTGCTAAACTGGGAGGCCGGGTAGGAGATTTGGAAATTAAGGAAGTTTCCATCGCCGGAGTTGTCAGCCGGGGTATGTGCTGTTCTGAAAAGGAACTGGGAATAAGTGATGATAATTCCGGACTTATGATTTTAGATGATAACTATGCCCTAGGATGCGACATTAAGGAATTTATGCAACTGGATGATATAGTCTTTGAAGTAGATAACAAATCTCTTACAAATCGTCCGGATCTTTGGGGCCATTATGGAATAGCCAGGGAGATTGCAGCCCTTAACAAAAGGCCCTTAAAACCTTTGGAACTGGTAGATTCCAGTGTTTATAAAAGCTTAGCTCCCATAGATTTAAAAGTGGAGGATACAGAAAGGGTATACCGTTTTAGCTGTATTTCCATGGATAATATAACAAAAAAGAAATCCCCCATTAATATGAGAATTCGTCTGACATACTGTGGTATGAGGCCAATCAATCTTCTTGCGGATCTTACCAATTACCTGATGATGGAGATTGGTCAGCCTATGCATGCTTATGATAATAATAAGGTAAAGGAGATTAGGGTAAAAACCTTTAATGAACCTATTAAATTCTTACCCTTAGACGGGGTATCAAGAAAGATAGATACAGATACCTTAATGATATGCAACAGTAAAGAACCTATTGGTATAGCAGGTATTATGGGTGGAGAATTATCCTCCATATCCGATGATACATCCTCTGTATTATTGGAGTCTGCTAATTTTGACGGGACCTCTGTTCGTAAATCAGCAACCAGGCTTGGGCTTAGAACCGATGCCAGTTCCAGGTATGAAAAGACCTTAGATCCGGAAATGACCACAGTGGCCATAGAACGTTTTATGAAGTTATTAATGGATATTGATCCGGGGGTAAAGGTTACTTCAAGCCTTACAGATTCCTATGTAAAACGTTATGATAAGATTACCATTGATTTTGATAAGGCTTATGTGGATAAATACACCGGTATTGATATATCTGCCGATATGATGGAAGAAACTTTGACTGCTCTTGGATTTGATGTTAAGAGACAGGGTGACAATTTCAGCGTAGGGGTACCTTCTTGGAGGGCAACTAAGGATGTTACTATTAAGGCTGATATTGTAGAAGAAATAACTCGTATTTATGGATATGATAATTTTGAGGTTTACTCCACAAAAAGCCTTCTTACACCGGTTAGGCAAAGTGTAGAAAGGGACAATGAATATAGGATAAAAGTTCTTTTAGCAGATAAATATGACATGAATGAAGTTCATAGTTATATCTGGTATGAAAGTAAGTTAAATAAAGAATTAGGCATTCATACTGAGCCCAATATCAGGATTATCAATTCTGTGACTGCAGAAAATGACACAATTCGTTCTACAATTATTCCAAGTCTTTTGGGATTTGTATATAAGAATGTAGATACTACTCCTGAAATGGGAATGTTTGAAATAGGCCGTGTTGCTGACGGGCTAAAAAGTGACGGCTTATGTAATGAGAAGAAACGCTTAGGTATTGTAATTGCCAGCAAAATTCTTAGTGAAAAAGAAGTATTCTTTAAGCTAAAAGAAGCTATCAGTCAGGTAATACTGGATATAAAAAATATTGCTCCTAAATTTGTAGAGAATAATGAAATTAATAAATATAATTATGTACATCCGGTAAATTCTGCAGGTATCTGTTTGCAGGACCAAGAAATCGGATACTTCTCAGTCTTAAATCCTAGAATAAGGAATAATATTGACAAGAAGTTAAATGTTGCTTTTGCAGAGATAGATATAGATGATATGGAGAAAGTAGCCGCACTTCCTCTACAATATAAGGAAATATCTAAATATCCCGGTGTGACTGTAGACTTAAGTCTCCTTGTAGATAAAAATATGCAATATGAAACACTGGCCGGATATATTAATGAGTATTCTTGCGATTACTTAAATAAATATTATTTTGTTGATTTATTTGAAGATGAAAAACTTCTTCCCGGTAAGAAAAGTGTAACAGTCCGCTTTGAATTTATATCCATGGAACGGACCTTAGAAGGTCATGAAATTCAGGATATGGTAGACGGACTATTGGAATTACTTAATAGTAAAGATATAAAATTAAGATAG
- a CDS encoding GNAT family N-acetyltransferase has translation MIKHIGTNSIETIRLILRRFQVEDTYDMYKNWASDIETLKFLPWGPHRDVKVTYSRILSIVSNYNKENVYNWAIYLKSQQEVIGSISVEITNDKEESCEIGYCIGKAFWGRGIMPEALRAVMHYLFYEVGYRKIIARHDVLNYASGRVMEKAGMKFDKIIYNVGRRRDGSIYDVAIYVKNFDGLLYK, from the coding sequence ATGATTAAACATATAGGGACCAATTCTATTGAAACAATCCGTCTAATACTTCGCAGATTTCAAGTTGAAGATACCTATGATATGTATAAAAACTGGGCCAGTGATATAGAAACCTTAAAGTTTCTTCCCTGGGGACCTCACAGGGATGTGAAAGTTACCTATAGTCGTATTTTAAGTATAGTGTCCAATTATAATAAAGAAAATGTATACAATTGGGCCATATATTTAAAATCTCAACAAGAAGTAATCGGTTCAATAAGTGTAGAGATAACCAATGATAAAGAAGAAAGCTGTGAGATTGGATATTGCATAGGAAAAGCCTTTTGGGGCAGGGGGATAATGCCTGAGGCTTTGCGGGCAGTTATGCATTATTTGTTTTATGAGGTTGGATATAGGAAAATTATTGCCAGGCATGATGTCTTAAATTATGCTTCCGGCAGGGTAATGGAAAAAGCCGGAATGAAGTTTGATAAGATTATATATAATGTAGGCCGCAGGCGTGACGGAAGCATATATGATGTGGCCATATATGTAAAGAATTTTGACGGTTTATTATATAAGTAA
- the pheS gene encoding phenylalanine--tRNA ligase subunit alpha, which yields MLENLERIKQQFHEELSAVNSKGELEKIRVSFLGKKGLVTQELKNLRNLTPEEKKTAGMQVNKLKSDIEEAIVEYQKTLEEKEYLQEIENAERYDFTIPSNRERGTLHPITIVQKQIEDIFKTMGFIIEDGLEIQTEYNNFEAVNIPKNHPARDMQDTYYLDNGQILKTHTSAAQNTIMRKYGAPKKGEPLKVLFPGRCFRNENIDASHENTFFQLEGMMIGDDISISNLIYFMKVLLSEVFERDVKVRLRPGFFPFVEPGFELDINCAICEGSGCPTCKNSGWLELLPCGMIHPNVLSMGGIDPERYTGFAFGLGLTRLAMMKYNIKDIRLFNSGNLKQLKQFTR from the coding sequence ATGTTAGAAAACCTGGAAAGAATTAAGCAGCAGTTTCATGAAGAACTAAGTGCAGTTAATTCAAAGGGAGAATTGGAGAAAATCAGAGTATCCTTCCTGGGAAAAAAAGGCTTAGTGACACAGGAGCTGAAAAATCTCCGTAATTTAACACCGGAAGAGAAAAAAACAGCCGGTATGCAAGTAAATAAGCTAAAGAGTGATATAGAAGAGGCAATAGTTGAATATCAAAAAACTTTGGAAGAGAAAGAATATCTACAGGAAATTGAAAATGCCGAAAGATATGACTTTACAATACCAAGCAATAGGGAGCGGGGAACCCTTCATCCTATAACTATCGTTCAAAAACAGATTGAAGATATATTTAAGACCATGGGCTTTATTATTGAGGACGGCCTTGAGATACAGACAGAATATAATAATTTTGAGGCAGTAAATATACCCAAGAATCATCCCGCTAGGGATATGCAGGATACCTATTATCTGGATAACGGACAGATATTAAAGACCCATACATCAGCGGCCCAAAATACCATTATGAGAAAATATGGGGCTCCCAAGAAGGGTGAACCCTTAAAGGTTCTCTTTCCCGGCAGATGCTTTAGAAATGAGAATATAGATGCCAGCCATGAAAATACTTTCTTCCAGTTGGAGGGAATGATGATAGGTGATGACATCTCCATATCCAATCTTATTTATTTTATGAAGGTATTACTGTCAGAAGTATTTGAAAGGGATGTTAAGGTGCGCCTAAGACCCGGCTTCTTCCCCTTTGTAGAACCCGGTTTTGAACTGGATATTAATTGTGCTATCTGTGAAGGAAGCGGATGTCCTACATGTAAGAATTCAGGATGGCTTGAGCTTCTGCCTTGCGGCATGATTCATCCCAATGTATTAAGTATGGGTGGAATAGATCCGGAGCGTTATACGGGATTTGCCTTTGGTCTAGGTCTTACAAGGCTTGCTATGATGAAATATAATATCAAAGATATTCGTCTGTTTAACAGCGGTAATTTGAAGCAGCTAAAGCAGTTTACCAGATAG
- the queA gene encoding tRNA preQ1(34) S-adenosylmethionine ribosyltransferase-isomerase QueA produces the protein MLTRDFYYDLPEELIAQDPLRDRSGSRLLVLDRHTGEYEHRIFKDISKYLKAGDCLVLNNTKVIPARLIGEKVSGHSPDNNSPGARIELLLLKRKENDIWETLVKPGKKAKPKTKISFGNGLLMGEILDIVDEGNRLVKFSYDGIFEEILDQLGEMPLPPYITHKLEDKNRYQTVYARYEGSAAAPTAGLHFTEELLEEIKKMGVEIAYVTLHVGLGTFRPVKVEDISQHHMHSEYYQILQEEADKINKAKKKGGRIICVGTTSCRTLESSSDEDGYLRAGSGDTSIFIYPGYKFKIMDGLITNFHLPESTLLMLVSAFAGREHILRAYNEAVKERYRFFSFGDGMLII, from the coding sequence ATGCTGACACGAGATTTTTATTATGACTTACCGGAGGAACTTATTGCTCAAGATCCTCTGAGGGATAGATCCGGCTCAAGGCTTTTGGTTCTAGATAGGCATACTGGAGAGTATGAGCATAGAATATTTAAAGATATTAGTAAATATTTAAAGGCAGGGGATTGCTTAGTACTTAATAATACCAAGGTGATTCCTGCCCGGCTTATAGGAGAAAAAGTAAGTGGTCACTCCCCTGATAATAATAGCCCCGGTGCAAGAATCGAACTTTTATTATTAAAAAGAAAAGAAAATGATATCTGGGAGACTTTAGTAAAGCCGGGAAAAAAAGCAAAGCCCAAAACCAAGATTAGTTTTGGCAATGGACTTCTTATGGGAGAAATTCTAGATATAGTGGATGAGGGCAATCGTTTGGTTAAGTTTTCTTATGATGGAATTTTTGAAGAAATTCTTGATCAGTTGGGAGAAATGCCCCTGCCTCCATATATTACCCATAAGCTAGAAGATAAGAACAGGTATCAGACCGTCTATGCAAGGTATGAAGGATCTGCGGCGGCTCCTACGGCAGGACTGCATTTTACAGAAGAATTGCTAGAAGAAATAAAAAAAATGGGTGTTGAAATTGCTTATGTAACCCTACATGTTGGGCTGGGAACTTTCCGTCCCGTTAAGGTGGAGGATATAAGCCAGCACCATATGCACTCTGAATATTATCAGATTTTACAAGAAGAGGCTGATAAGATAAATAAGGCTAAGAAAAAGGGCGGCAGAATTATCTGTGTGGGAACTACAAGCTGTAGAACTTTAGAATCCTCATCTGATGAGGATGGTTATCTAAGGGCAGGCAGCGGAGACACTTCAATTTTTATCTATCCCGGATACAAGTTTAAGATTATGGATGGACTGATTACAAACTTCCATCTGCCGGAATCAACCCTTTTAATGCTGGTATCTGCCTTTGCGGGAAGAGAGCATATCTTAAGGGCATATAATGAGGCCGTTAAAGAGCGTTATCGCTTCTTTAGTTTTGGTGATGGTATGTTAATTATCTAG
- a CDS encoding dihydroorotate dehydrogenase, which produces MLKLNTKVNIGGITFKNPVTTASGTFGSGMEYRDYVDLSRLGAVTTKGVSLKPWPGNPTPRVAETYGGMLNAIGLQNPGIDVFIERDLPFLRSYDTKIIVNVVGKTPEEYCEVVERLSDCDVDMLEINISCPNVKEGGIAFGQDPGRVEAITSQVKRYAKKPIIIKLSPNVTDIAETAKAAEAGGADALSLINTLTGMKIDIERRTFLLANKTGGLSGPAIKPVAVRMVYQAASAVKVPIIGMGGIIEGEDALEFIMAGATMVAVGTANFINPRATLDVLDGIKSYMVRKNIKDINELIGCVK; this is translated from the coding sequence ATGTTAAAATTAAATACAAAAGTAAATATAGGAGGCATCACATTTAAAAATCCCGTAACCACAGCTTCCGGAACCTTTGGTTCCGGGATGGAATATAGGGATTATGTAGATTTATCAAGGCTAGGTGCTGTTACCACAAAGGGAGTGTCACTTAAGCCCTGGCCGGGAAATCCCACACCCAGAGTGGCTGAAACTTATGGTGGTATGTTAAATGCCATTGGCCTGCAAAATCCAGGTATAGATGTATTTATAGAAAGAGATCTTCCTTTTTTAAGATCTTACGATACCAAAATAATAGTAAATGTGGTAGGTAAAACCCCTGAGGAATATTGTGAGGTTGTAGAAAGATTATCTGATTGTGATGTGGATATGCTGGAGATTAATATATCCTGTCCTAATGTAAAAGAGGGGGGAATTGCCTTTGGCCAGGATCCCGGCCGTGTTGAGGCAATTACATCTCAAGTAAAAAGATATGCCAAAAAACCCATTATCATAAAGCTAAGTCCCAATGTTACGGATATTGCAGAAACTGCAAAAGCTGCTGAAGCAGGAGGGGCTGACGCTCTATCATTAATTAACACCTTAACCGGTATGAAAATTGATATAGAAAGAAGAACATTTTTACTTGCCAACAAAACCGGAGGTTTATCTGGACCTGCCATTAAGCCAGTTGCAGTCCGTATGGTTTACCAAGCGGCCTCTGCGGTAAAAGTTCCCATCATAGGCATGGGGGGCATAATTGAGGGGGAGGACGCCTTGGAATTTATTATGGCCGGTGCCACTATGGTGGCCGTAGGTACGGCAAATTTTATTAATCCAAGGGCAACTTTAGATGTATTAGATGGTATAAAATCCTATATGGTAAGGAAGAATATAAAAGATATAAATGAATTAATCGGTTGTGTAAAATAA
- a CDS encoding peptidylprolyl isomerase, whose translation MAKMNPIVTIEMQNGDIMKLELYPEIAPNTVNNFISLVNKGFYNGLTFHRVIRGFMIQGGDPDGNGTGGPGYSIKGEFTYNNFENNLKHQAGVISMARSQRPDSAGSQFFIMHKDAPHLDGSYAAFGKIIEGMDVVNKIAETKTDYSDMPLEPQIMKTVTVDTFGTEYPEPEKC comes from the coding sequence ATGGCTAAGATGAATCCAATAGTAACAATTGAAATGCAAAACGGAGATATTATGAAACTGGAATTATATCCTGAGATTGCTCCCAATACCGTTAATAACTTTATCTCTCTGGTAAACAAAGGTTTTTATAACGGATTAACCTTCCACAGGGTTATCCGGGGATTTATGATACAGGGTGGCGATCCGGATGGCAACGGTACCGGGGGACCTGGATACTCCATTAAAGGTGAGTTTACCTACAATAATTTTGAAAACAATCTTAAACATCAAGCAGGAGTAATCTCCATGGCCAGATCCCAAAGGCCTGATTCGGCCGGTTCCCAATTTTTTATTATGCATAAGGATGCCCCTCATTTAGACGGATCCTATGCTGCTTTCGGTAAAATAATTGAAGGTATGGATGTGGTGAATAAAATAGCCGAGACCAAAACTGATTATTCCGATATGCCCCTAGAACCTCAGATTATGAAGACTGTAACCGTAGATACCTTCGGTACAGAATATCCAGAACCGGAAAAATGCTAA
- a CDS encoding cytochrome P450: MTKCSRIPQKTFPDSTLRLLMEGYMFIPNRCKKYKSDLFVTRIMGKKVVCMTGSDAAEIFYNNQLMTRKGALPKRIQKTLFGKNAIQTMDGISHRHRKRLFLSIMEIDKIEDLNRIMKKLWKSYAKTWSHNDTLILFDEAAAILCHGACIWSGIPIKKTDVKALAKDLTAMVDAFGAVGPRYYKGRLARIRTECKMKDIITKVRQQKIIVPYDSALFRIAFYRDPYGRLLDAKLAAIELINILRPITAIATYITFGALALYKYPRCKEKLVKGKLNYSHMFAQEIRRYFPFAPFLGAKVKNDFLYSKHYFKKGSLVFLDIYGSNHDRRIWEKPYRFNPSRFSFRDGNPYDFIPQGGGDLEKGHRCPGEWLTIMLLKTAMEFMAKNLSYNVPLQDLSYSLRRIPAIPKSRFIFNQIKYIP; this comes from the coding sequence ATGACCAAATGTTCAAGAATACCTCAAAAAACATTTCCGGACAGTACCCTTAGGCTTCTTATGGAAGGCTATATGTTTATTCCAAACAGATGTAAAAAATATAAATCTGATTTATTTGTTACCCGTATAATGGGTAAAAAGGTAGTATGTATGACCGGTTCCGATGCTGCAGAAATATTCTATAATAACCAGCTTATGACTAGAAAAGGAGCCTTACCAAAAAGAATACAAAAAACCCTTTTTGGAAAGAATGCCATTCAAACCATGGATGGAATATCCCATAGGCATAGAAAGAGGCTTTTTTTATCCATTATGGAAATTGATAAAATTGAAGATCTAAATAGAATCATGAAAAAATTATGGAAAAGCTATGCCAAAACTTGGTCCCATAATGATACCTTAATTCTTTTTGATGAAGCAGCCGCCATCCTTTGTCACGGAGCTTGTATATGGTCAGGGATCCCCATTAAAAAAACAGATGTTAAGGCTTTAGCTAAAGATTTAACAGCCATGGTTGATGCCTTTGGTGCAGTGGGACCTAGGTATTATAAAGGTAGACTTGCCCGGATTCGAACCGAATGTAAAATGAAAGATATAATAACAAAGGTAAGACAGCAAAAGATTATTGTCCCCTACGATTCTGCCCTTTTTCGTATTGCATTTTATAGGGATCCCTACGGAAGGTTATTGGATGCAAAATTAGCAGCTATTGAATTAATTAATATTTTAAGGCCTATTACAGCTATTGCAACCTATATTACCTTTGGAGCACTGGCACTTTATAAATATCCCCGGTGCAAGGAAAAGCTTGTTAAAGGAAAGCTAAACTACTCCCATATGTTTGCCCAAGAAATAAGGCGCTATTTTCCCTTTGCCCCATTTTTAGGAGCAAAAGTGAAAAATGATTTTCTTTACAGTAAGCATTATTTCAAAAAAGGCTCCTTAGTCTTTTTAGATATATACGGAAGCAACCATGACCGGCGTATATGGGAAAAACCCTATAGATTTAACCCTTCTCGCTTTTCTTTTAGGGACGGTAATCCTTATGATTTTATTCCCCAAGGAGGGGGAGACCTAGAAAAGGGCCACCGCTGTCCCGGGGAATGGCTTACAATTATGCTGTTAAAAACCGCTATGGAATTTATGGCAAAGAATTTATCCTATAATGTTCCCTTACAAGATTTAAGCTATAGCTTACGTAGGATACCTGCAATACCTAAAAGCCGATTTATTTTTAATCAAATTAAGTATATACCATAG
- a CDS encoding dihydroorotate dehydrogenase electron transfer subunit: MSAAIKKKSKVIQNERIEEGIYDLWLKAEEMASIARPGQFVSLYCKEGGRLLPRPISICEIDKKTGKIRLVYRVLGKGTKEIAHLKSGDLIDCLGPLGNGFNLEGKKALIIGGGIGIPPLFELAKQLDCEKNIVLGYRDITFLNKEFEALGDVYISTEDGSAGTKGNVLDVIKKYKLTADIIYACGPSPMLKGVKEYATINNIKAQLSLEERMACGIGACLACVCKSTEIDHHTKVNNKRVCKEGPVFYADEVVL; the protein is encoded by the coding sequence ATGTCAGCTGCTATAAAGAAAAAAAGCAAGGTAATACAAAATGAAAGAATTGAAGAGGGAATATATGATTTGTGGCTTAAAGCAGAAGAGATGGCCTCTATAGCCAGACCCGGACAATTTGTATCACTGTATTGTAAAGAAGGAGGAAGGCTGTTACCAAGGCCAATTAGCATATGTGAGATAGATAAAAAAACCGGTAAAATTCGTTTGGTTTATCGTGTACTGGGAAAGGGAACTAAAGAAATTGCCCATCTTAAATCCGGAGACTTAATTGACTGCCTAGGCCCCTTAGGTAACGGCTTTAATCTTGAAGGAAAAAAGGCCTTAATAATAGGGGGAGGTATAGGAATACCACCCTTATTTGAACTGGCAAAACAATTAGACTGTGAGAAAAATATTGTTCTTGGATATAGAGATATCACTTTTCTAAATAAAGAATTTGAAGCCTTAGGAGATGTATATATATCTACCGAAGACGGAAGTGCAGGAACTAAGGGGAATGTACTGGATGTAATAAAAAAATATAAGCTTACGGCTGATATTATATATGCATGCGGACCAAGCCCAATGCTTAAGGGGGTAAAGGAATATGCCACCATTAATAATATAAAAGCCCAATTGTCCTTAGAAGAGAGGATGGCATGCGGTATCGGAGCTTGTCTTGCTTGTGTGTGCAAATCCACTGAAATAGACCATCATACCAAGGTGAATAATAAAAGGGTATGTAAGGAAGGTCCAGTATTTTATGCAGATGAGGTAGTATTATAA